aaattgaaCTGGATGTGAATGACATAAGAGGATAAGGATATGATAATGGAGCTAATATGAAGGGTAAACAACAAGGTGTACAAAAGAGATTGTTAGATATAAATTCTAGGGCTTTTTATACACCATgtggttgtcatagtcttaatttagtactatgtgatatggctaattcttgtcctagtgctataacattttttggtgtgatacaacgtatttactcattattttcttcttctacaaaaagatggAAAATTTTACAAGACCATGTTTCTAATTTAACTCTTAAACCATTATCACAAACACGTTGGGAAAGTCATCTTGAAAGCGTTAAAGCAATAAAATATCAAGCTCCACAGATAAAAGAAGCTTTATATAAACTTGCAGAAACTAGTGATGATCCTAAAACAAAAAGTGAAGCAAATTCTTTAGCAACatatgagtttgaaaattttgaatttctattaggtatggttatttggtatgatatattatttgcagttaaCACTGTTAGTAAATTTTTACAATATAAAGATATGAACATTGCTATTGCATTAGATCAGTTAAAaggtcttgtttctttttttaatgattatagagaaaatagatttatatcCGCTATGATTTCTGCTAAAGAGATTGCAAATGAAATGAATATAGAACCAAAATTTCGTGAAAAACGTGTAATTAGAAGAAATAAACGATTTgatgagaataaaattaatgaagtGAAGCTTTCACctgaagaatcttttaaaattaattactttcATTATATTATTGACCATGTCATTTCTTCACTTCAAAGTAGATTTGAACAATTGAAAATAtatgaagataattttaattttttatatgatgtagaaaagttaaaattgcttgatgatgagtttttaaaaataaagtgtttaaatcttgaaaactttttaaaacatgacatgttatttgatattgatggtttagatttatttttagaattaaaagttttaagaGAAATAATAAATCCAGAATTAAAAACCGCACTTGAGGTATTgaaccttataaaaaaattaaattcttttccaaATGCATGGATAGcttatagaatattattaactATATCTGTTAGTGTAGCTTCGGcagaaagaagtttttcaaaattaaaattaataaagtcttatttacgttcaacaatgtctcaagaaagattaaataatctagcaattttatcaattgaaaaaaaaatattatcaaaactcGAATATAAAGATTTAATTACTAATTTTGCATCTCAAAAagttagaaaactaaattttacataaaaaattattttaaattaatagtttattttaaattaatagtttattttttttaaaatttttttttaaacccaCCATTGTCGGTCCCAAGTCCGAATAAAAAAGGGTGagggaaaatttttttaaaaaaaaatattaaaggactaaatatttttttttggccTAGGGCCTCATAGAACCTTGAGACGGCCCTGCATATATTAAATAACAACTCTAATAACATGTGTTTAGGTACCACAACAACAAGTACAATAGTGACAATCTCAATCCAAGTGGATCCTACCCATTTAGTCATAATATTCCCTCGGACTCCATGGTATAATCATACATATAATAAACACCGGTGATACGACGCATGATAGTGGGGTCGGATAGTGGATGTGGTCGGAAGTCAAGCCCAcggggcagtcagaagtcaagtctacgtggaggtcaaaagtctggCCTACGTGGGATTCAAAAGGCCAGGCTACGGGATGGACCTGGTCGGGCACAAGTGACATTCCGGAGTAAGGCCTACATGGCGAGTAGGAACTCGGAAGCCAAGGATGACAGGTCAGGATTTACGGACTTACGAGTTGGAATACCCGGACAAGGCGTACAGGTCGTGATGTGCAAACCAAGGATGACAGGTCAAGACTTACGGACTTATGGGTCGGGATACCTGGACAAGGCGTACAGGTCGTGATGTGGACGTGGGATTCAAAGGGCTGGGCTACGGGATGGACCTGGTCGGGCACAAGTGACATTCCAGAGTTAGGCCTACATGGCAAGTAGGAACTCGGAAGCCACGACCTGTGCAAACCAAGGATgacaggtcaggacttacggaCTTACGGGTCGGGATACCCGGACAAGGCGTACAGATCGTGATGTGCAAACCAAGGATgacaggtcaggacttacggaCTTGCGAGTCGGGATACCCGGACAAGGCGTAGAGGTCGTGATGTGCAAACCAAAGATgacaggtcaggacttacggaCTTATGGGTCGGGATACCCGGACAAGGCGTACAGGTCGTGATGTGCAAACCAAGGATgacaggtcaggacttacgggCTTATGGGTCGGGATACCCGGACAAGGCGTACAGGTCGTGATGTGCACGTGGGATTCAAAGGGCCAGACTATGGGATGGGTTTGGTTGGGCACAAGTGGCATTCCGGAGTTAGGCCTACATGGCGAGTAGGAACTCGGAAGCCAAGGATGACAGGTTAGGACTTACGGACTTACGGGTCGGGATACTCGGACAAGGCATACAGGTCGTGATGTGCAAACTAAGGATGACAGGTTAGGACTTACGGGTCGGGATACCCAGACAAGGCGTACAGGTCGTGATGTGCAAACTAAGGATGACAGGTTAGGACTTACGGGTCGGGATACCCGGACAAGGCGTACAGGTCGTGATGTGCAAACCAACGATgacaggtcaggacttacggaCTTACGGGTCGGTATACCCAGACAAGGTGTACAGGTCATGATGTGCAAACCAAGGATGATAAGTTAGGACTTACGGACTTACGGGTCGGGATACCAGGACCAAAGCGTACATGTCGGAATATGTAAGCCAAGGATTACAGAGCAGGACTTATCGACTGGCGGAATAGGATACcaggaccaaagcgtacaggtcggaatatgCAAGCCAAGGATTACAGGGCAGGACTTATAAACTAACGGAACAGGATACCAGGACCAAAGTGTACAGGTCGGAATATGCAAGCCAAGGATTACAGGGCAGGACTTATAGACTGACGGAACAGGATACtaggaccaaagcgtacaggtcggaatatgCAAGCCAAGGATTACAGGGCAGGAATTATAGACTTGCGGTGCAGGATACACATACCAAAACGTACCGGTCGGAATATGCAAGCCATGGATTACAGGTTAGGAATTATAGACCGGCGGAGTAGGATACATGGACCAGAGAAGTACAGGCCGGGATCTACAGGACAAGATACGCAGAACAGGATACACGGACCAGAGTCAGGATATGTGGATAAAGGCTTACAGGTTGGGGTATGTTACAGAATAGGGCCGTGCATACGAGATGAGATTTAAGGAACAACAAGCAAAGACCTCGATTGGCAGGACGGTAGGCATAGGCCTAGATCTACTGAGATAGATTGAATAGCAAATACAGGGCGAGACGTACAAATCTGGATTTATGGGACAACAAACACAAGCCGGGGATTGCGCCAGGCAATGCAGGTCTGGGCCTACATGTCAAGATTTACAGGTACGAAGACCCAGTCTAAGGTTAACAGACCAGAGCGGACAGGCACTACACGACAATTAAGCAGAGAATCGTAACAACCggtcagagaataatcaccacTTGTGGGAATATGCTAATGGTCTGTTGTTCGTTGCCTCTTGATCCTTCCTCAGACCTATAGAAAGATGTCACGTGTCATTCACCGTCAGACCGCCAGACAAATCCTGagacccgacattccctgacactcgtcagactccagaagtatccactgccatataaaaagggagacTTTGTCTCTATGCAGGTACGTTTACTCATCTTTTCATtctcgtcttttacttttcgtcctttaactgttcttctggggaaaaagtacctgacttgagcgttggagggcctaaccctggttcttggtctctaacgtagaggcggcttgtctgagtgtgcgcagaaccCTTGCATCGTCATTGTCGTCATCGCCCCCCGTCATCCGCCCGTGGGAACCTTTCCAGGAGGTACCAGGTCACCTAGGCGCttccacgactttccgtcaacaccggCGACAGCGCGGCCAGTCtctatccgactcagcttccgtaCGGGATCAAAGGATCAAGATCAAGTAGTCCTAAATGATGATTTGAAGAGAATAACCTAGTGGGATATACTACCCCTAGGAAGTGATTTCTATCAAGTATAGGTAAGTATGATCTCACTAACATATATGCCCTTACAcaagtatacaactatactacatATGATATCAATAACCTTAAGGTAAAAGCCTACGTATATAatcatattataatataaatgcaCAAATAAAAGTTTATAACTAGACTATGGTCTGGTAATGTCATGCATATATATAACCAACCTAATCATGAATAACAACTGAGACAGACTACGTAGATATCCAATAGATCAAAATATAAGGGCAAGCAATACAGTATCAAACTCAAGAACCAATTTAGAGTAGAGTCAAGGTGAGTAAATCAGTACTACCAAATTTATAAAATAGATCATGTACTAAAGTTAAAGATCTAAAGAAACAAGTCCAGAAGTACCCgtctttatctgtcgatcgtgctaAACAATTTCACGTCGAGATGCTTGTCTTGAATCAACATCCTAcatcaatatattttatttagctaatttcatctgaattaaatagctaaataaaattctcaaaactaattAAGGAAAATTCAATCTAACGATCAAGCTCGATTCATCTAATATGCTTGATTGAGTCATGTCTAATCCAACATTATCACTTCCTTAATTGATCACACATACCTATTTCATCTGATATCTCAATTAATTATCTAACTATTTCACAACTTCATTAGATTGAGTTTATACATGCATCATCTCTAAAACCCTCCCAAGCAATTTAGATTTAATCATAATTAAATATCACAATCCATCGCTAACTCATCTTTTAATTTCCTCAATTCAGAATGAACTCAATTTCTTATTAATCCCATAACCAAAAACTGAAATTAGATCTTGATTATTACCTAATCTACCTGGAGATGGTGGCTGTGATGGTCGGAGACGAAACAGAGAGGCTCTTCGAGAGGGACTCGAAGATGCTACCGGACATGTAAAGAGGAAACAACTGGCTGGCTGAAATGCTCACCAACAGGGATGGCCGAAGCTACATCAATCTGTCAACCAACTTAGCACAAACGCCCCCAACAGAAAATGGGATTCAGATCTCTGCCAGTCTAATACAAAGCATACCTTATCTATTTCTATGCCGGCAGCTCCCTCTTGACGGAGACCAAATGGAAGACTGCTGACGAGATGGATGAAGAGGAAACCAGCAGTGGTATCCTGGTATTAGAGCATGGAAGGGTGAGAGACCCGTCTGCTAGCGGCCCTTGGGTGTCCGTGGCCAGAAGTGGAAGACCGACGACCGATCAAAGCTTGGGTGACCGGCATCGTCGCAAGTGCAGTGCTAGGGCACGACGATAGCGACACTTTGTTCTTCGACAAAGCTAATCATACCCGAGTTTGCCTGAATTGGAGACGGTAGAGGGGCGTGGGCGGAGCACCAACGGTGGCCTCACTGCGCTGGCTGCTTCGACGGTGAGGGAGAATCGCGAGAAGGGAGGGCACAAATCGAAAATAGGGCTTGGTTTCCCCTCTTGGCCAATGACCAACTTGCGCAGCGGCGACTCAGAGAGGATGGAAAAGAGGCAGACAATGGCGGCGATCGGGCGTTGGCCGTGGTGGTCAGCAGCGGCGAGATCGCGAGGGAGGGCGTTGTCTGGATCTAGAAGAAATCAAAGAGAGGAGTCGGCGGTCAGCAAATGGGaataaaacttaggttttaatttctTATACGTAGGTTAAACAAAACAATTAAATCCAacttaattgggtattccaaatagaCTTTCTCTAAGCCCGATAGCTCTATCCCTTCAAAATATGTCATATGAGCTccaattaaaaatttctaaaaattttcaaaaatttcaataaggttatttctccaataatatttattattttattattatttatcatcGTATCTAACAGTTTAGCTGTCGTCTCAATGTTAAAGTGTTTGTCAAAGTACTCCAGCCTAGCTGATTTAACAATTGGCAAGTGAAAAGAATTTTCCTAAGCtaatttagatatttaattttatattaaaagaTTACGTCTGCATGTGACCATTATCTTGAACATATTGATAGTCAATTCTCTTAACATTGTTCAGCAAATGAAAACTCAATAGGATTTACTACTCCTTTTACTAACCAGTATCCTTTTTCTGCTTGGATTTATtatggtgttttttttttctccgcAACAGGAATCTGAAGGCACTTGATCTGCATGAAAATGAAGTGGAGGAGAATTGTATAAACTGGATATCTCATTTTCCAGAATCCTTTACTTCCCTGGTTACTCTTAACATTTCATGCCTGGATGGTGAGATGAATGTATCTATTCTTGAGCGCCTCATTAGCAGATGTCCCAATCTCAAAACCCTTAGACTCAATCATGTCACTCCTCTAGAAAAACTTGTTGGCCTTCTACACGTGGCTCCACAGCTGGTAGACCTTGGAATTGGCATGCTCATAGGAGAAGGTCATCCAGGACTTTTCTCCAAGCTTGAATCTGCTTTTGCTCACTTAAAACATCTGAAGAACCTATCTGGTATATGGGAAGCTGGACCATTATACTTCCCAGCAATATATTCAATTTGTGAAGGTCTTACAGCACTGCACCTCTGTGATTCTGGCATACAAACACCGGAGCTCTCAAAAGTGGTTAGCCGGTGTAAAAATCTTCAACAGCTATGGGTATATCTTCATGGCCTCGTCTAATTAATATCGTTTTCTTCATTTGGAACAATTTCATCTTTTTGATATGCTATCCAGCTATTGCAGTGATAGGATCTTACTTTTACTTACATATGCATGGTTTTttattccttatttatagtttgtCTTTTCTCTGTGTACATCTTTTCATACAATTCACAATTGGCAGACTCTTAAATTGTTATTGTTGGTTTTATTCTTTTCTGCAGGAATGAATTTTATTAGTACTGTCACCACTCACCAAAAAGTCTATATGATGGTTTTATTTCCCTGATACTATGTTGTGCTTCTGTTTGTGTATGCATATTAACAAGGGACATGCTTTGTCAGGCTATGGACTTAATCGAGGACGATGGGCTTATTGCTGTGGCATCATCTTGCAAACTCCTCCGAGAATTGCGAATATTTCCTTCTGATCCACATGGTTTGGCGCAACCTGTCTCTCTCACAGAATATGGCCTTATTGCTGTCTCTTCTGGTTGCGTTATGCTTGAGTCTATTCTCTATTTTTGCCGGCAAATGACTAATTCTGCCCTCCTTACTATTGCTAATAATCGCCCCAATCTCACATGCTTCCGGCTCTGCATCATCGAGCCTTGCACCCCTGATTATATTACTCTAGAACCTCTAGATGCTGGCTTTGGGGCTATTGTTGAATCCTGCAAGGACCTCCGACGTCTCTCCATATCTGGTCTTCTTACTGATCGTGTGTTCAAAACCATTGGGGCTTCAGCAAATCATCTTGAGATGCTCTCTGTTGCTTTTGCTGGTAATAGTGATGCAGGTCTTCATTACATTCTATCTGGTTGTAAGAAATTACGCAAGCTGGAAATTAGGGACTGCCCATTTGGGGATAAGGCACTGTTGGACAATGCAGATAAACTGGAGACAATGCGATCCCTTTGGATGTCATCATGCTCTGTGTCACTGGGGGCATGCAGATTGTTAGCTAAGAAGATGCCACGGCTTAACGTGGAGGTTATTGATGAGAATGGAGGAGGGTCGTTCGAGTCATGGTCTGATGATTGCCTTGTGGAAAAACTCTACATTTACAGAACTATTACTGGCCCGAGAACTGATGCCCCACCTTTTGTTTTGACTGTTTAAGGTGAAATCAGGTATTAAGGAAGTGATATTATCTTTATCTTGTTTATCAACCTAATTGGCTTTCCAGTAGTCAAGCTCATTTTTTTTGAAATGATGGGAAAGCAGTCAGTTTATAGTATCAAGTGCAGCATGATTATGGTTTTAGATTTCAATCACTGAAAGTTATCATGAATTTTACTTTTGATTGTCACTTATCAATGAGTTGTGGGACTATATGAGCTATATATGGTTTAATATATTGAGGGTAATGTCACCACCAAATAGTGCACTCGCAACATCGTGCAGAACAACTCTTTTAGCCCTGTATTTAACTCTCCTTTAGCAGTGGCAATTTGTTGTATTTATAAGAAATCTTGAAATTCCTAATAAAAAACAATCATGTCATGTGATCTCACTTTGGTGTAGATTATTATTGTTGCAGAACCTTAGAAAATGTTTTGCATTTACAACTTGACGAAATGATCTTGCAAGGTACATTTAGATCATCGATTTAAACAATGGACATCATATGTATTCATCCACTGAGAAAATGCGTTCATTTATTAGTCTTAATTGTCAAGAAAATGCTCAAGTTTGAATAAGTgatagtttatttatttaaatttatattctcTTACTAACTAgttcatgatatttttaggttgaCCCAATCTAGAATGATATTATTAGTTGATATTATGTTAAGCCTGCAAGGTTCAATGATGTTTTTATTATCGTACAAGTTCATTTTGAAATACTAAATCACGTCTAAAATTACATCTATTGTAATAAAATGCGGTGATTCATATACAAAATATATTAAGATATTACATAGAATGCATCTACTACGGAAATCTTTGAATTCCTTTCTTGCATTGTTTAAGTTCATTGTTTAGGCTTATTACTACTCACAAAGCAGTAACTTTTGTTACAGGCATTTGTCTCTTGTCGAAACATTTgattctcttttgaaaattattttgatttcTTGCATTGTTTATATGGAAATGGAAGTACGATTCTGCTCAATTTTTTTCGTCTGGAAAATAATTAAAATACTCCTTTTCTGGAAACCATATTATTTGATATCTTTATAAATGTCGTTGTATCTTCTTGTAAAGGTTGTTTTTGACCATTTTATGCTCACGTTGTGGTTTTTTAATTTCCTGAGTTTATAATATGTAGTAGATTTGCCAAAACTACTACATGCTATTCTACATCAATCGGCAAAAACATCAATTTGTTTATGTAACAGCTTTGCTCAAACTACTACATAAATCAAAACTTtactaatttaataaataaacacTCATATTTGTAGAAGATCAATGGATGTTGATCCACAAACTAGAGGGTGTGAATAACATTCTGACTTGCAAAAGCAAACTTTGCTTTCTTTTGCACTTATGCAAGACTAAAAAATTTATCATCAATTGGTTCTACTTTATAATATAGAATTTATAAAATAACATGTTGCTGAGTTTGTAGAAGCAGCTGTCGGACAACACTTGGTGTCATTTATCTTAGTGGCAAAAGGTTTTTTGATTCAAATAATCAGCCTCATTGTCatttatagagagattttaaatgattttttgttttttaaagagTGACCATTGTATGAAGAGGGTAGAAATCTGACAAGTATTTCGCTGTCAAGAATTCatctctaaatttttttaatgacAACATTCTATGCAATGGCTATTTGTCCATCACGTGAGGACTTTGGTCTCATTTATCTCGACCAAACAGAACAATGTTGGCATGAATATCATGTGCAAGGTTATCAAAAAGCACAGTCGCTCCTAGGTAATGGTGTAATAATTAGACTTTTCAATTATATCTAAGGGATTTAAGCTTTGAGTCTTAGCTACGGTATattgagagattttttttttagtgaAAAATGAGCCTAAGAATGTTGACTATTTAGATGAATTTTTATTAGTGCTTTTTGATTTATCTTAGTTGTCAGTAAGAAATTTCTGTGAACTGGTTGCTTTTAGAATTAATTGGTTCGAAGAGTTGGATATTTGGATTATCATAAAAATGGCACAGTTAATACCAAGTATCTAGTTTATATTGATTAATTCTAGGAATGATTGATctgattatataaaaaattttcatcgacTATTAAGATAAATCATAAAATGCTTTACTCGTTAATATCAAGTAGATAATCCATCAGTATTGTTAGATTAAtcattcattaaaaaaattttactcgttaattttttaaaattaataattcgatCTATAGAGGCCTAGGAACTGAATATACTCAAATGAGAGCTGAGGAGGAAGAGATCCTCCTCCCCCATTGTTGAATTGGATCATGCATTTTAAATATGTCGTCTAGCAAATTTTCTTTCCATAACGGTACTTAAAGTTTCTTTCCTGTGACTTTCAATGCAATTAAGGCCTCGTATGATAAATTTTAATACAGTCTGACTCCAGCTTAGGCGGCGTATAATACATTTTAATTTAGTCTAACTCCCTCTAATCTGTGCATTGGCCGAAGTTTGGTCAAATGTCttaatattttgaattaaattaaaatatgatTAAGTCATTATTTAATGATCAAATTATAACTTTATTATTAATTTAGTCGTTAAACCATAATTTTCTTACAATCCACTTATAAatcaatctctaaaatattttatctttattaaaATTCAATCTCATCTTAGTATTTATTCTTCTAAATGCTTTACTACTCCACACTTGTGAAAGTCCAACTTTTATACACCTTAgcactatttttgaaaaacagATGACTAAAATTTGTAGAGACTAAATCTAAGCATTCCCTTCTTTCACATGATCCCCGTCTGGAAAAACAATTCCAAAATAAACAAAATGAAAGTGACAAGAAATTTACTATTTGGTAAATCGAATCAATAGAACCAATAGAAAAGTAGTTCAAACATGGGTCTTCAagtctaatttaattaatcaagttgaatttgatcaatattaaatttttcaGGCTTAAATCTACTCTCTTGATAGATCTTATTGAAGTTATGATCCAGGGTTTCATTATTAGATAGATTTATTTGATACTTGATTTACTACTTTCTTTATTTTTGCATAGATTAGGatggatagataaggacttaggcttgattgatacttgactagttagatctaggatttttagaaaaaaaaattaatattcattttccttaaaagactttgtccaGAAGTTATTGTTTCTCCAATACCTAAGAAGGTCTCATACCTCGTCATAGTCTAGAAACTGattattgaaatagatatttaatcgactaactgttaaacttaaatctaattcaaatataaatcaatccataaaatttaatttaaattgatgaaaattaatttagaaaatctaAAACGGATGAGAttgatttaagttaaaaaatgagAACTAATCTAACCTAATTCAAACTAAACCTAATCAAACTTAAACATAAATCAAaccaatcaaatttaaaattaattttagaacttaatttcaaaacttaattaattttaaaacttaattaatttcaaaacttaattttaaattttaattaatttaaaaacttaattattttcaaaaaccttaattaattttaaaattttaattaatctcaaaatcttCATTTTCAaatcctaattaatttcaaagttttaattaatttcaaaatattcattttcaaatcttaattaatttcaaaatattaattaatattaaaattttaattaatttaaaaatcttaattaatttcaaaatgagaCAATCAAGTGAGAGGAAGGAGGGGCGACGACTCGGACATGTCGAGAAGGAGGCAGACGATAGCGACGATCGGGGCATCGACCGTGTTGGTCGACGGCGACAAGATCGCAAgggagagggagggggtgaagaGAGAAtcgggaggagaggaagagaaacctaggtttaaattttataccttaggttaattaattaaacttaagatTAAACCAATTAAAAGCTAAGTTAATTCCTGGAACAACTCTCACTTAATTGATTTTCTAAATAGGTTTTCTCTAAGCCCAATAAATCCATTCCATTAAAACATATCATACAgactccatttaaatcccgaaatttttttaaaaatttctgaaaaatccaataagcttactactccaataacacttatgATTGAATTTgtcatatcttacattctcccccgttaataaaaatttggtccccaaatttactgctcaattCAAGTATCCTCATCTAAAGGATAACAACTAAGCagcatactcatataccactccatccaagtatcatataCAAATCTCCAACCGTGAGGGATTAAAGTTCTCTTATAAAACTACAGGATGATCCATTTCCAAATAGATAGTGGTGACTTTATAGGTTATGAGCCCACCCTGCTTCCGCTATTCCCACACTGTTGTCTAGCCCACTGAGGGTAAGATCTACTAGTCATAAATGGTCCTCACAACTACCCCTGATATCGATATCACATACTATCAACAAATCCTCCAACATCTAAATAGTGCGATTAGACTGTTCATCTGTCTAATGGTAGAAAATTGTACTAAAATAGAACTCTATACTCATGGTATGCTATAAAATCTGCCAAAAACTGTAATATGAATCACGGATCTCCATACGATATAATACTCAAAGATATAACATGAGGTCTGATAATCTCTCTatagtataactctgc
This window of the Zingiber officinale cultivar Zhangliang chromosome 3B, Zo_v1.1, whole genome shotgun sequence genome carries:
- the LOC121967207 gene encoding transport inhibitor response 1-like protein Os05g0150500, with product MDRVFSWAASFPDEVWEHTFSFLPTDADRNAVALVCRSWHRIERLSRRKIFVGNCYAVAPAAAVRRFPEVRSATIKGKPHFADFNLVPADWGGGAGTWIQSMAEGWPRLEELRLKRMVVSDDCLELVARSFKNFRVLSLVSCEGFSTSGLAAIAANCRNLKALDLHENEVEENCINWISHFPESFTSLVTLNISCLDGEMNVSILERLISRCPNLKTLRLNHVTPLEKLVGLLHVAPQLVDLGIGMLIGEGHPGLFSKLESAFAHLKHLKNLSGIWEAGPLYFPAIYSICEGLTALHLCDSGIQTPELSKVVSRCKNLQQLWAMDLIEDDGLIAVASSCKLLRELRIFPSDPHGLAQPVSLTEYGLIAVSSGCVMLESILYFCRQMTNSALLTIANNRPNLTCFRLCIIEPCTPDYITLEPLDAGFGAIVESCKDLRRLSISGLLTDRVFKTIGASANHLEMLSVAFAGNSDAGLHYILSGCKKLRKLEIRDCPFGDKALLDNADKLETMRSLWMSSCSVSLGACRLLAKKMPRLNVEVIDENGGGSFESWSDDCLVEKLYIYRTITGPRTDAPPFVLTV